One Salmo trutta chromosome 24, fSalTru1.1, whole genome shotgun sequence genomic region harbors:
- the crfb1 gene encoding cytokine receptor family member b1 has protein sequence MKHFLLTIYLMLQCFYALCTLPAPVNVTIDSLNFHHVLRWIPGPGTPPGTMYNILYSENNMALEIQHQTNMTNQKLDLKYPKEEYRLCVQASHNLFESPLAGITFTPFTQTVIGPPTLSLDGCGNCLVINITLPQMGTIQKIYGTTVSFQIDWKRAEETQFKETRTTNLSYMLENLKVGTEYCVRVHTMITTNKQTQLSEWKCAHTSIVEPNRVPAVVAGLSVLLIVSGAGLMLLMFVLFYTGFVCKLKTHLPRSLTALVEGYLVTPERTVPDLVSISSEPEKQGKALTPKAHHNRENSNRAGEEEEEDEEEEGGNGTVYMDRDAGLSFDSSSSTTQSQEASGANVALLNGAGHSGGLSFEAAAEEEEDAPVGVVVLGGQGQREVKGELATVISSLDGDQPRPLGLVGLGGEEEKEMREEEKEMRGETSGNVNLFSVTLGALKREEEEDENETDVLLGCSKQEQKPLLPIDSLQRTLGLDSMGSQGDDEEEEEGGNDCYMDCAPKLSSKSSFGTTQSQNASGGLSFEVAAEEEEEAPVGVVVLGGQGQSEVKGELVKVISSLDRDQPIHLGLVGLGGEEEKEMKEEKEREETSINVNLFSLTLGALKREDENETDVLLGCSKQEQKPLLPIDSLQRTLGLDSMGSQGEIQEDTGLVLTPPQTDCTYKYSEYSDRHAVSCTKTYSDCLVTHTGTVQSHIETEEEEDFSGYMGH, from the exons TGAAAACAACATGGCCCTAGAGATACAACATCAAACCAACATGACAAATCAGAAGCTGGATCTGAAGTACCCCAAAGAAGAATACAGATTGTGTGTTCAGGCTTCCCACAACCTCTTCGAGTCGCCCTTGGCCGGGATCACCTTCACCCCCTTCACACAGA CTGTTATTGGTCCTCCAACATTGTCTTTGGATGGATGTGGCAATTGCCTGGTAATCAACATCACACTGCCTCAGATGGGAACCATTCAAAAGATCTATGGGACCACCGTATCCTTTCAGATTGACTGGAAGAGAGCAGAAGAGACTCAG TTCAAAGAGACCCGTACAACTAATTTAAGTTATATGCTGGAGAACTTGAAGGTGGGCACAGAGTACTGTGTGAGGGTGCATACGATGATcaccaccaacaaacaaacacagcTTTCTGAGTGGAAGTGTGCTCACACCAGTATTGTGGAGCCTAACAGAG TCCCTGCTGTCGTAGCTGGGCTGTCGGTTCTCCTCATTGTGAGTGGGGCAGGCCTGATGCTTCTCATGTTTGTCCTGTTCTACACTGGGTTCGTGTGCAAGTTGAAGACCCACCTGCCTAGATCACTG ACTGCCCTGGTTGAGGGCTACCTAGTCACCCCAGAGAGAACAGTTCCTGACCTGGTCTCTATATCCTCTGAGCCAGAGAAACAAGGGAAGGCCCTCACACCAAAAGCACACCACAACAGAGAGAACTCAAACCGagcaggggaggaagaggaggaggatgaagaggaggaggggggaaacgGCACGGTCTACATGGACCGCGATGCGGGGCTCTCCTTTGATAGCAGCTCCAGCACCACACAGTCCCAGGAAGCATCAGGGGCCAATGTTGCCCTTCTTAACGGAGCAGGGCATTCTGGGGGGTTGAGTTTTGAGGCAGCtgctgaggaggaagaggatgctcCTGTGGGTGTGGTGGTGCTTGGAGGTCAGGGTCAGAGAGAAGTCAAAGGTGAACTAGCGACGGTCATTTCCAGTCTAGACGGAGACCAACCCAGACCTCTGGGACTTGTAGGgttgggtggagaggaggagaaagagatgagggaggaagagaaagagatgagggGGGAGACCTCTGGTAATGTCAATCTGTTCTCTGTGACTCTGGGGGCTttaaagagggaggaggaggaggatgagaatgAGACAGATGTTTTATTAGGCTGTTCCAAACAGGAGCAGAAGCCTCTACTTCCCATAGACTCCTTACAGAGGACATTAGGACTAGACAGCATGGGATCACAGGGTgacgacgaggaggaggaggaggggggaaatGATTGCTACATGGACTGCGCCCCCAAGCTCTCCTCTAAAAGCAGCTTTGGCACCACACAGTCCCAGAATGCATCAGGGGGGTTGAGTTTTGAGGTAGCTgctgaggaagaagaggaagctCCTGTGGGTGTGGTGGTGCTTGGAGGTCAGGGTCAGAGCGAGGTCAAAGGTGAACTAGTGAAGGTCATTTCCAGCCTAGACAGAGATCAACCCATTCATCTGGGACTTGTAGGattgggtggagaggaggagaaagagatgaaggaggagaaagagagggaggagacctCTATTAATGTCAATCTGTTCTCTCTGACTCTGGGGGCTTTAAAGAGGGAGGATGAGAATGAGACAGATGTTTTATTAGGCTGTTCCAAACAGGAGCAGAAGCCTCTACTACCCATAGACTCCTTACAGAGGACATTAGGACTAGACAGCATGGGATCACAGGGTGAGATACAGGAAGATACAGGCCTAGTACTGACACCGCCACAGACAGACTGCACATACAAATACTCTGAATATTCAGATAGACATGCTGTCAGCTGTACAAAGACATACTCTGACTGCCTGGTAACGCACACTGGCACTGTGCAGTCTCACAttgagacagaggaggaggaagacttCTCAGGCTATATGGGACATTGA